The Frondihabitans peucedani genome segment GCTCTCAAGGGCGAGCGCCGCGAGTCGCTCGAGATCTTCACGAAGGTCTACTGGCCGACCGGGCCGCGCGGCCACAACGACGTCGGGCTCAGCCGCAAGCACATCCTGGAGTCGATCGACGGGTCGCTCCGCCGCCTCGGGACCGACTACGTCGACCTCTACCAGGCGCACCGCTACGACAGCGAGACGCCCCTCGAAGAGACCATGCAGGCCTTCGCCGACGTCGTCCGCCAGGGCAAGGCCCTCTACATCGGCGTCTCCGAGTGGAACGCCCAGCAGTTGAAGGCCGGGCACGACCTGGCGCAGAGGCTCGGCATCCAGCTCATCTCGAACCAGCCGCAGTACTCGATGCTGTGGCGCGTCATCGAGCAGGAGGTCGTACCGGCCAGCCACCAGTACGGCATCTCGCAGATCGTCTGGTCGCCCATCGCCCAGGGCGTCCTGACCGGCAAGTACAAGGCCGGTCAGCCGCTCCCGGCGGGCTCTCGCGCCACCGACGAGAAGGGCGGCGCCAACACGATCAAGCGCTTCCTCACCGACGAGGTGCTGACGGCCGTCGCCGAGCTCGAGCCGATCGCGCGCGACCTCGACCTGTCGATGGCGCAGCTCGCAGTCGCCTGGGTGCTGCAGAACAAGAACGTGGCCTCGGCGATCATCGGCGCCTCCCGCCCCGAGCAGGTCTTCGACAACGTCAAGGCCGCCGGGGTGACGCTGCCGGCCGAGGTCCTCTCGCGGATCGACGCCGCCGTCGGGCACCTGGCCGAGCGCGATCCTGCGAAGACCGTCTCCCCCGAGAGCCGACCCGCCTAGTCCACTCGCCGTTCACATCTCGATTGCCGGGAATAGCCGGCAAGTAGATACGATTGCATCAACCGTAGGTCGGTGTCATGTCATCGACCTGACCGACCGTCACGACCTCTTGGAGACAACAATGGCAATCAGCACCGCAACCATCCCCGGCTACGTCGCAGGCACCTGGACCCTCGACCCCGCTCACTCCGAGATCACCTTCTCGGTCCGCCACCTCGCGATCTCGAAGGTCAAGGGCAAGTTCGAGTCCTTCGACGTGAACGTCACCACCGGCGAGAGCATCGTCGACTCGACCATCAAGGCGACCATCGACGTGGCCTCCGTCACCACCGGCAACGCCGACCGCGACGGCCACCTCCAGTCGGGCGACTTCTTCCTGACCGAGGAGCACCCGCAGCTCGTCTTCCAGTCGACCAAGATCACTGAGGACGGCGACGACCTCCTCATCGACGGCGACTTCACGATGCGCGGCGTCACCAAGCCCGTCACCCTGAAGGCCGAGTTCGGCGGCATCGTCACCGACGGCTACGGCCAGACCAAGGCCGGCTTCTCGGCCAAGGGCAAGATCGACCGCACCGAGTTCGGTGTGAACTTCAACGCCGCCCTCGAGACCGGCGGCGTCCTGCTGTCGAACGACGTGGCGATCGACATGGAGATCCAGCTGGTCCTCGCCAAGTAGCACCCTGTTCTGCCGAGGGGCCCGTGCCGTGTGGCGCGGGCCCTTCGTCGTGCTCGCTGCCGGTACTCGGTCGCGGCGGCCGTGCCGCCTGCATTCGACGCCCGAGAGCCCCGACAGCGAGGCTCACGACCGGCCGCGCCTGCGACTGAGGTGGCGCCGTCTACGCGCAAGTCGAACGGTGAGCATCAGTCGTCTCCTCACCGACTGGAGCCGCTCCCGGAACAACCACGCGGCGGCGAACGCCAGGAGCGCGAGGGGAAGGAGCTCCGGCGCGAGAAGGAATGCACCGAAGACCACCTCGGCCATCTCGAATCCGATGAACGACAAAGCCGCGACCCAGACCCAGCCGCTGAACAGGGTCGAGCGTCGCGAGGCCTCTCGGCGAAGGCGTCGGCATCGCGTGAGGAGGACGCGGGCACGGCGGAGCGCAGGATGCCAAAACCGCGGGGCCGGGCGAAGTCGCGTACGTGGACGGAATGGCGCGAAAAAAAGGCGAGGCAAGAAGGGTCTCCGAAAGTCGACGGGATCAACTGGCATCCGTCGCACCGAGGGCGGACTCTTTGCCGACGCCGCAGACTGGCGAGCGAGCGAGCGAGCGAGCGAGCGGATCGGTCTAGGGCAGAGAAAGAGCGGCAGCCCCGGTCGACGGCGCGGTGACTCCCGGCGCGCG includes the following:
- a CDS encoding aldo/keto reductase family protein, with the protein product MEFRHLGNSGLKISEITYGNWLTHAAQVENDTATACVRAALDAGISTFDTADAYANTAAEKVLGDALKGERRESLEIFTKVYWPTGPRGHNDVGLSRKHILESIDGSLRRLGTDYVDLYQAHRYDSETPLEETMQAFADVVRQGKALYIGVSEWNAQQLKAGHDLAQRLGIQLISNQPQYSMLWRVIEQEVVPASHQYGISQIVWSPIAQGVLTGKYKAGQPLPAGSRATDEKGGANTIKRFLTDEVLTAVAELEPIARDLDLSMAQLAVAWVLQNKNVASAIIGASRPEQVFDNVKAAGVTLPAEVLSRIDAAVGHLAERDPAKTVSPESRPA
- a CDS encoding YceI family protein; translation: MAISTATIPGYVAGTWTLDPAHSEITFSVRHLAISKVKGKFESFDVNVTTGESIVDSTIKATIDVASVTTGNADRDGHLQSGDFFLTEEHPQLVFQSTKITEDGDDLLIDGDFTMRGVTKPVTLKAEFGGIVTDGYGQTKAGFSAKGKIDRTEFGVNFNAALETGGVLLSNDVAIDMEIQLVLAK